A stretch of DNA from Pseudomonadota bacterium:
GTCATGGGGCCGGCCGAGCAAGAGGGCAGGCTTGATCCCCTCACTAAGGAGTTGATCTACATCGCCGTATCTGTGGCCAATGCGTGCACCTATTGCGCCCATTCGCATACCGCTGCTGCACGCCAGAAAGGCATGACTAATGAGCTTTATGCCGAATTGATGGAAATTGTTTCGCTTGCGGGACGGACCAATCATTTGGCCACAATGCTGCAGATTCCTGTCGACGACGCCTTTGATTGCAGCTGACTAGCTATCCAATGCCGTGACGGTGCCGTCTTTCACAGCGAAGCGCTGAGAACGGTCGGGCAAATCATCGAACAAGGCGGCATCTGTACCGGTCATGAAGGTCTGGCCGCCAAGTTCTGCACACAGGGCGAACAGGGCCGCCCGTCGCCCTTGATCGAGATGCGCGGCAATCTCATCGAGAAGCAGAACCGCCGCCTGGTCAGTTTCCCGTTTGATGAGCTGCGCTTGTGCGAGAACAAGGCCGATCAGCAGTGCCTTTTGCTCGCCGGTCGAAGCGAGACGCGCTTCTATATCCTTCGGCCCATGCCGGACAAGAAGGTCGGCACGATGAGGTCCTTCCAAAGCCCGCCCGGCCGCGCGGTCTCGCTGTCGCCCCGAAGCTAGCCGCTGCGCGTAATCATCGGCTCCGTCAAAACCTTGAAGATCTATCAGTGCGTGCGGAAACGCAGAAACCTTTTCGCGGGCCTCGTTAATGGCATTCCTTAGAAGTGAAAGGGTTTTTTCACGAGCTTGGCTGATCGTCATTGCCGCCTCAGCCATCTGCGCCTCAACGCCATCAAACCAGACCGGGTCGTGAACGCCGGTATCGAACAGCTTGTTGCGCGCCCGCATGGCAGCTTCGAACCGGTTGACCTGTTGGCCGTGGCGGGGGTGGAGCGCAAGCACCATACGGTCGAAGAATCTTCGCCGATCGGACG
This window harbors:
- the recF gene encoding DNA replication/repair protein RecF — translated: MTQAKTAHLAGPQIVRLSLTNFRNHRNTAFAIEGRQVAFVGSNGAGKTNILEALSLLSPGRGLRRARYVDMIGSGERDGRDRGFAVAAQLRPLDAEPADDPVGIGTGVQDAATSGRDIRIDKVPVKSAEALLERLSIVWLTPAMDGLFAGGASDRRRFFDRMVLALHPRHGQQVNRFEAAMRARNKLFDTGVHDPVWFDGVEAQMAEAAMTISQAREKTLSLLRNAINEAREKVSAFPHALIDLQGFDGADDYAQRLASGRQRDRAAGRALEGPHRADLLVRHGPKDIEARLASTGEQKALLIGLVLAQAQLIKRETDQAAVLLLDEIAAHLDQGRRAALFALCAELGGQTFMTGTDAALFDDLPDRSQRFAVKDGTVTALDS
- a CDS encoding carboxymuconolactone decarboxylase family protein, which encodes MSTVPLVSDEDASPAAQAVFDDIRETRGTQTINNFWRALAHNPAELERVWADVKRVMGPAEQEGRLDPLTKELIYIAVSVANACTYCAHSHTAAARQKGMTNELYAELMEIVSLAGRTNHLATMLQIPVDDAFDCS